In a single window of the Rattus norvegicus strain BN/NHsdMcwi chromosome 6, GRCr8, whole genome shotgun sequence genome:
- the LOC134479414 gene encoding RING-type E3 ubiquitin-protein ligase PPIL2-like: protein MGKRQHQKDKMYITCAEYIHFYGGRKPDITQTSFRRLPFDHCSLSLQPFVYPVCTPEGVVFDLLNIVPWLKKYGTNPSTGEKLDGKSLIKLNFAKNSEGQYHCPVLYSVFTDNIHIVAIRTTGNVYTYEAVEQLNIKAKNLRDLLTDEPFSRQDIITLQDPTNLDKFNVSSFFHVKNNMRTIDPDEEKAKQDPSYYLKNTNAETRETLQELYKEFKGDEILAATMKPPEKKKVDQLNAAHYSTGKVSASFTSTAMVPETTHEAAVIDEDVLRYQFVKKKGYVRLHTNKGDLNLELHCDLTPRTCENFIKLCKKQYYDGTIFHRSIRNFVIQGGDPTGTGTGGESYWGKPFKDEFRPNLSHTGRGVLSMANSGPNTNKSQFFITFRSCAYLDKKHTIFGRVVGGFDTLTEMENVESDPKTDRPKEEVHICTTTVFVDPYEEADAQIAQERKKTQHQVDPEAKAKKKQPQPGNQGPPTYCRGVGKYINPAATKRAAEEEPSTSTAIPTVKKRPSRGFGDFSSW, encoded by the coding sequence ATGGGGAAGCGACAGCACCAGAAGGACAAGATGTACATCACCTGTGCCGAGTACATTCATTTCTATGGTGGCAGGAAGCCAGATATCACACAGACAAGTTTTCGCCGCTTACCTTTTGACCACTGcagtctctctctccagccttttgTCTACCCAGTCTGCACCCCGGAAGGTGTTGTCTTTGACTTGCTGAACATTGTCCCATGGCTTAAGAAGTATGGGACCAATCCGagcactggagagaaacttgatgggAAGTCCCTGATTAAGCTGAACTTTGCGAAGAACAGTGAAGGGCAGTACCACTGTCCAGTGCTGTACTCCGTGTTCACTGACAACATCCACATTGTGGCCATCAGGACAACTGGCAATGTCTACACCTATGAGGCAGTGGAGCAGCTAAACATCAAGGCCAAGAACTTGAGGGACCTGTTAACTGATGAGCCCTTTTCCAGGCAAGACATCATCACCCTGCAGGACCCCACCAATTTGGACAAATTTAACGTTAGCAGCTTCTTCCATGTGAAGAATAACATGCGAACGATAGATCCAGATGAGGAAAAGGCCAAACAAGACCCATCTTattatttgaaaaatacaaaTGCGGAGACCCGAGAGACGCTACAGGAGCTCTACAAAGAGTTCAAAGGAGATGAGATTTTAGCAGCTACCATGAAGCCACCTGAGAAGAAGAAGGTGGACCAACTAAATGCTGCCCACTACTCCACAGGGAAGGTCAGCGCGTCCTTCACCTCTACCGCCATGGTGCCTGAGACCACGCACGAAGCAGCTGTCATTGATGAAGATGTCCTGCGCTACCAGTTTGTGAAGAAGAAGGGCTATGTGAGGCTACATACCAACAAGGGCGACCTCAACCTAGAGCTGCACTGTGACCTGACACCAAGAACCTGTGAAAACTTCATCAAGCTCTGCAAGAAACAGTATTATGATGGTACCATCTTTCACAGGTCCATCAGGAACTTTGTGATCCAGGGTGGTGACCCTACAGGTACAGGCACGGGTGGAGAGTCATACTGGGGCAAGCCTTTCAAAGATGAGTTCCGTCCCAATCTTTCACACACAGGCCGTGGGGTGCTCAGCATGGCCAATTCGGGGCCCAACACCAACAAGTCTCAGTTCTTCATCACCTTCCGGTCCTGTGCTTACCTGGATAAGAAGCATACCATCTTTGGACGGGTTGTCGGGGGCTTTGACACGCTGACAGAGATGGAGAATGTGGAGAGTGACCCCAAAACTGACCGCCCTAAGGAAGAAGTGCACATCTGTACAACCACCGTGTTTGTGGATCCCTATGAGGAGGCCGATGCCCAGATTGCCCAGGAACGGAAGAAGACACAGCACCAAGTGGATCCAGAGGCCAAGGCCAAGAAGAAACAGCCCCAGCCTGGAAACCAGGGTCCCCCGACATACTGCCGGGGGGTGGGCAAGTATATCAACCCTGCAGCCACAAAACGAGCAGCAGAGGAAGAACCATCCACCAGCACAGCCATCCCCACAGTCAAGAAAAGGCCCAGTCGGGGCTTTGGGGACTTCAGCTCCTGGTag
- the LOC134479289 gene encoding M-phase phosphoprotein 6-like: protein MASEQKTKLSTNLMRMKFMQRGLDSENQKQLEEEEQKMIRDEHWYLDSPGLKEESFIIEEQSFSLCEDLLYRRMPFRGFNPEVEKLMLRMNSKNRAAAAEVEETIEGHVSGEEMARRYETLVGTIGKMFAKKRD, encoded by the coding sequence ATGGCGTCGGAGCAGAAGACTAAGTTATCCACAAACCTGATGCGCATGAAGTTCATGCAGAGGGGCCTGGACTCGGAAAACCAGAAACAGCTagaagaggaggaacagaagaTGATCAGGGATGAGCACTGGTACCTGGATTCGCCGGGGTTGAAGGAGGAGAGCTTCATCATAGAAGAGCAGAGCTTCTCCCTGTGTGAAGATCTTCTCTACAGAAGGATGCCATTCAGAGGCTTTAATCCTGAAGTTGAGAAGTTAATGCTTCGGATGAATTCCAAGAACAGAGCGGCGGCAGCAGAAGTGGAGGAGACCATAGAGGGTCATGTGTCGGGGGAAGAAATGGCAAGAAGATATGAGACTTTGGTGGGAACAATTGGGAAAATGTTTGCCAAGAAAAGGGACTGA